The segment TCGAGCGGCTGCGACCCTCTTATCATCCACTTACGGCAGACTTAGTGCAGTCGGTCTACGGATATAAAGCGTGGGGCTACGGCTTCATCTCAGGGCATGCGACGAACTTTATGGCACTAGCGATGTTTACCGCATTGGCCTTCCGCAATCGTTGGTATACGGTGGTGGTCTTCGTGCTGGCACTGACCACAGCTTATAGTCGCATCTATCTCGGCGTGCACTTTATCACAGATGTGGTGCCTGGGGCTTGTGTGGGGCTCTTGCTGGGGTATCTAGTCTATCTACTCTATCGCTGGCTGCGTGTGAAGCTATACAACGTACACCCCTCGGAGTCTCAGAGTCGTCTCTGCGCCTCAACGATCGGATATTTGACCTCATTCCTTTGCGTCTTTATCCTCTTCCTATTTGCTTTTGCTGGCGAGCTGATGGGCGTGATGAAAGGGCAGGCTGGCTGGTAGTGAGGTCGTAAGCCGGCTCACTTAAAGTGAAAGTAGTGGGAGAGACGCACACTGTCATCCCGATTGAACTCCTCTAAGCTCATAATGCGGTGCCACGAATCAATGGTGCCGTTCTTACGAATGCTCCGTGCTAGTGCTGCTTGCTGCCGGTAGTTGAGGTAGGGATGTGAAGGGATGCTGTCACTACGCAGAGCGTCAAAGGGGGTACTGTAATTCCTTACACCAATATAGAAGAAAGGCTTGATGCGCTGGTACCGATCAGGCTCCATGCCGTAGATCTCTTGCAGCTGCAGTACCGTGTAGTACCCGCCTAGCTGATCACGATACTTAACAATGCGTCTAGCAAAGCTAGGTCCAATGCCTGGGACCTGCTGCAGTGTAAGCGTGTCGGCACTGTTGAGATCGATGCGTTGTCCCTTGCGGAGCTTCGGCTGGGAGCTGTACTTCTGCTGCTCAGGCGCACCGACATAGTCTGCCGAAAGCTCGACCCCCTGTGAGGCCCCGCTTACATCTTTTTGTGACTTGTCAGGCTGTAGAGGAGGCGCGTAGGTTCCGCTAGCTCGCCTTTGTATGGAGTCTGTGGGGAGAGAGACTAGTTGCTCGCTTATCGTCTGTCCCGCCAGTGGGGCGAGCGACTGAGCCTGGTAATTATTGTCCCAGAGTATCTTGCCGATGGCAGCGAGTATGATCAGGCTAACGGCTATCAGCACCCAGGTCTCTGTGCGTCCTCTCTTGAAGCTATTCATGCTGGTCAGGAGCGTACGTATCGGCTATGATGCGCCCATCTTGTAGTGAGATGGTGCGGTCGGCTCGCTGTGCAAAGTCTTCGTCGTGTGTCACGATCAGGAAGGTTTGTCCGAGCTGATCTCGTAGCTCGAAGAATAGCTCTATGAGCTCCTCCTTGCGCTGTGTGTCTAAGCTCCCCGACGGTTCGTCGGCTAGGATCAGCGTGGGGCGATTGATCAGGGCACGTGCTACGGCCGTGCGCTGCTTCTCACCACCCGAGAGCTGTGCCGGGCGGTGCTTAAGACGATCGGCCAGCCCCAGCTGTGTGAGTAGCTGCTCCGCTTCGCTGAGTGCTTGTCGCTTGCTCATGCCTGCGATCATAGCAGGTATGGCAACATTCTCAGCAGCTGTGAACTCGGGCAGCAACTGGTGAAACTGAAAGACGAAGCCTATCTGCTTATTGCGAAAGTGCGCCTGCTTCTGAGCTGAGAGGGTAAAAGGATTGACCCCGTTGATCGATAGCTCTCCCTTGTCCGGCTTAAGCAGCGTCCCGATGATCTGTAGGAGCGTCGTCTTGCCTGCACCGCTAGGACCGACGATAGAGGTTATCTCCCCCTGATGTATCGAGAGAGTTATCTCTTTGAGTATTTGCAGCGAGCCAAAGGACTTGCAGATAGAGTCTAGGGTGACGAGAGGCGTGGGCATAGGCTTTGTCGTTTTTTACTGAGGCGTAGAGAGGTCTTGTAGTACGTAGGCTGCCATATGGAGCCCAAAGAGCTGGGGCATGTAAGAGATCGTCCCGACGATGCTACGCTTGTTCTGGTCGCTGTGGGGTAGGGCACGTATAGCCTCCTCGTGTGACGGCTCGCTACTGTAGACACAGGGCGTGGCAAAGACGGCACGCGGTGCCTCTAGCTGGCGAAGTCGCTTGCGTACGAAGCGTGCCAAGGCACAGATATGCGTCTTACTCATCGGAGCTACGGAGACCTGCCGTGGATCTAGCTTAGCACCCGCACCCATAGCGCTGATGATCGGGATGCCCAGTTGATGCGCAGCGAGGATCAGTTCGCACTTAGGCGTGAGCGTATCGATGCAGTCCAGTATATAGTCGTAGTGATGTGTCGAGAGGAGCGTGGGGATGTTGTCGCCAGAGAGATAGGCAGCGTGAGTCTCCACCGTTATGGTAGGATTGATCCGATGCAGTAGCTCCTCCACCACCTCCACCTTAGGACGCCCTATGGTATCTCTAAAGGCGATCACCTGGCGATTGATATTCGTCTCATCGACCTTGTCGTGATCTACGAGCGTAAAGCGACCGATGCCAGAGCGCGCTAGCAGTTCGCACGCCTTGCTCCCCACACCGCCTAGCCCCACGACCAGGATATGCTTGTCAGCAAAGCCTCGCAACGTCTCGCTCCCGAGGAGTAGCTCCGTACGCTCCAGCCAGTGTGGTACGTCGTCCATAGGTGTCGTTATCAAGTGTCGTTACTCTGTGATGCCCCGCTCATCTAGAGCCTTCTGATAAGCTCTAGCATTGCGCATATGATCTGCGTAATTAGCCGCGAAAGCATGATACCCCGAGAAGTCTGCCCGAGCACACATGTATAGGTAGTCGTGCGCCGTGTGATGCAGCACAGCATCCAGCGTCGTCATCTGTGGATAGCGGATAGGACCTGGGGGGAGACCCTTATACTTATAGGTGTTGTAGGGCGAGTCAGCCTTGAGTAGCTCTCCACCGATACGCTGCGCCGTGAAGTTGCCCGAGGCAAACTTAAGCGTCGGGTCAGCCTGCAGTGCCATGCCCTTGCGCAGACGATTGATGTAAAGCCCCGCGATGTCGCTGTACTCGTCCGTCTTGCTCGACT is part of the Porphyromonas asaccharolytica DSM 20707 genome and harbors:
- a CDS encoding phosphatase PAP2 family protein, which encodes MVEQLALWERDAFLAINAAHTPYWDAFMYLISSRWPWIAVAFGLVIFLFVKKPLRESILLVLMIALLITVADQLSSGLIKPYFERLRPSYHPLTADLVQSVYGYKAWGYGFISGHATNFMALAMFTALAFRNRWYTVVVFVLALTTAYSRIYLGVHFITDVVPGACVGLLLGYLVYLLYRWLRVKLYNVHPSESQSRLCASTIGYLTSFLCVFILFLFAFAGELMGVMKGQAGW
- a CDS encoding ComEA family DNA-binding protein, with the protein product MNSFKRGRTETWVLIAVSLIILAAIGKILWDNNYQAQSLAPLAGQTISEQLVSLPTDSIQRRASGTYAPPLQPDKSQKDVSGASQGVELSADYVGAPEQQKYSSQPKLRKGQRIDLNSADTLTLQQVPGIGPSFARRIVKYRDQLGGYYTVLQLQEIYGMEPDRYQRIKPFFYIGVRNYSTPFDALRSDSIPSHPYLNYRQQAALARSIRKNGTIDSWHRIMSLEEFNRDDSVRLSHYFHFK
- a CDS encoding ABC transporter ATP-binding protein, with amino-acid sequence MPTPLVTLDSICKSFGSLQILKEITLSIHQGEITSIVGPSGAGKTTLLQIIGTLLKPDKGELSINGVNPFTLSAQKQAHFRNKQIGFVFQFHQLLPEFTAAENVAIPAMIAGMSKRQALSEAEQLLTQLGLADRLKHRPAQLSGGEKQRTAVARALINRPTLILADEPSGSLDTQRKEELIELFFELRDQLGQTFLIVTHDEDFAQRADRTISLQDGRIIADTYAPDQHE
- a CDS encoding tRNA threonylcarbamoyladenosine dehydratase translates to MDDVPHWLERTELLLGSETLRGFADKHILVVGLGGVGSKACELLARSGIGRFTLVDHDKVDETNINRQVIAFRDTIGRPKVEVVEELLHRINPTITVETHAAYLSGDNIPTLLSTHHYDYILDCIDTLTPKCELILAAHQLGIPIISAMGAGAKLDPRQVSVAPMSKTHICALARFVRKRLRQLEAPRAVFATPCVYSSEPSHEEAIRALPHSDQNKRSIVGTISYMPQLFGLHMAAYVLQDLSTPQ